A genomic window from Chaetodon auriga isolate fChaAug3 chromosome 13, fChaAug3.hap1, whole genome shotgun sequence includes:
- the klhl23 gene encoding kelch-like protein 23 isoform X1, translated as MRDTMSHKQAEIYTYDFCDGDHAAELLDALRRFYISGLFTDVTLQCGESGQVFHCHKALLSARSSYFKVMFTADMRERSNSVIKLSGVDCGVLGALVNYVYTAQVCITESNVQSLLEAADLLQFVSVKQACEQFLIRLLDVDNCLGMHAFAQLHLCPGLEREARRVMLSRFPELVQQEEFLELDHEKMGSLLAAQNLTVQRDEVLVDAAAKWVTHDLDNRAHHAADLLHSIHLELDEIYFKAALEARRPRGEGEFKSLIIQALRSNGKQMSASRKVSSSMYVIGGYYWHPLCEVHIWDPVSNTWVQGKDMPDHARESYSVSLLGANIYVTGGYRTNTVEALDTVSVYNCDYDEWTEGCPMITARYYHCSVALHGCIYAIGGYRGGAPEQETEFYDPLKKKWFPVAKMIQGVGNATACVMADKIYVSGGHYGYRGNCTYEKIQVYRPDVNEWSIITISPHPEYGLCSVSLDNMMYLVGGQTTIADCYNIERDEWRTISVMKERRMECGAVVINGCIYVTGGYSYSKGTYLQSIEKYDPQLDSWEIVGTLPSPARSHGCVCVFSV; from the exons ATGAGAG ATACCATGTCACATAAGCAAGCTGAAATCTACACATATGACTTCTGTGATGGTGACCATGCAGCGGAGCTCCTGGATGCTCTCAGGCGTTTCTACATCAGTGGCCTGTTTACCGACGTGACTCTACAATGTGGCGAGTCCGGACAGGTGTTTCACTGCCACAAGGCGCTGCTGTCAGCCCGCAGCTCCTATTTCAAAGTCATGTTTACGGCTGATATGCGGGAGAGGTCCAACAGCGTCATCAAGCTGAGCGGGGTCGACTGCGGGGTGCTGGGTGCTCTGGTGAATTATGTGTACACGGCTCAGGTGTGCATCACCGAGAGCAACGTGCAGAGCCTGCTGGAGGCTGCGGACCTCCTGCAGTTCGTTTCTGTGAAGCAAGCCTGTGAGCAGTTCCTCATCCGCCTCCTGGATGTGGACAACTGCCTGGGGATGCACGCCTTTGCTCAGCTGCACCTGTGTCCCGGCCTGGAGAGGGAGGCCCGCAGAGTGATGCTGAGCAGGTTCCCGGAGCTCGTTCAGCAGGAGGAGTTCCTGGAGCTGGATCATGAGAAGATGGGATCCCTTCTGGCCGCTCAGAACCTCACTGTGCAGAGGGACGAAGTGTTGGTGGATGCCGCGGCCAAATGGGTAACACATGACTTGGATAATCGTGCTCACCACGCTGCAGACCTCCTGCACTCCATCCACCTGGAACTGGATGAGATTTACTTCAAGGCGGCTTTAGAGGCACGCAGACCACGCGGTGAAGGGGAATTCAAATCTTTGATCATTCAGGCTCTAAGGTCAAATGGCAAGCAGATGTCTGCAAGCAGAAAAGTGTCTTCCAGCATGTATGTCATTGGTGGATACTACTGGCACCCTCTTTGTGAGGTTCACATTTGGGATCCTGTCAGCAACACCTGGGTGCAAGGAAAAGACATGCCTGACCATGCAAGAGAGAGCTACAGCGTCAGTTTACTTGGGGCAAATATCTATGTGACTGGTGGTTACAGGACAAACACTGTCGAGGCTCTGGACACCGTGTCAGTCTATAACTGTGACTATGACGAATGGACCGAGGGTTGTCCTATGATCACAGCTAGATACTACCATTGCTCTGTGGCTTTGCATGGCTGCATTTATGCCATCGGGGGCTACAGGGGAGGGGCTCCAGAGCAAGAGACAGAATTTTATGATcctttgaaaaagaaatggttCCCTGTGGCCAAAATGATCCAAG GTGTAGGAAATGCCACTGCTTGTGTGATGGCAGATAAAATCTATGTGAGCGGAGGTCACTATGGATACAGAGGAAACTGCACCTATGAGAAAATCCAAGTCTACAGGCCAGATGTCAATGAGTGGAGTATCATTACAATAAGTCCCCATCCAG AGTACGGGCTGTGTTCTGTGTCACTGGACAACATGATGTATTTGGTGGGTGGACAGACGACCATCGCAGACTGCTACAACATAGAGAGAGACGAATGGAGGACGATATCtgtgatgaaggagaggaggatggagtgtGGGGCTGTGGTAATAAATGGTTGTATCTACGTAACAGGAGGATACTCCTACTCCAAAGGGACTTATCTGCAGAGCATTGAGAAATATGACCCTCAGCTGGACTCTTGGGAGATTGTGGGGACTCTGCCCAGCCCGGCCAGATCacatggatgtgtttgtgtttttagtgtttAG
- the klhl23 gene encoding kelch-like protein 23 isoform X2 has protein sequence MSHKQAEIYTYDFCDGDHAAELLDALRRFYISGLFTDVTLQCGESGQVFHCHKALLSARSSYFKVMFTADMRERSNSVIKLSGVDCGVLGALVNYVYTAQVCITESNVQSLLEAADLLQFVSVKQACEQFLIRLLDVDNCLGMHAFAQLHLCPGLEREARRVMLSRFPELVQQEEFLELDHEKMGSLLAAQNLTVQRDEVLVDAAAKWVTHDLDNRAHHAADLLHSIHLELDEIYFKAALEARRPRGEGEFKSLIIQALRSNGKQMSASRKVSSSMYVIGGYYWHPLCEVHIWDPVSNTWVQGKDMPDHARESYSVSLLGANIYVTGGYRTNTVEALDTVSVYNCDYDEWTEGCPMITARYYHCSVALHGCIYAIGGYRGGAPEQETEFYDPLKKKWFPVAKMIQGVGNATACVMADKIYVSGGHYGYRGNCTYEKIQVYRPDVNEWSIITISPHPEYGLCSVSLDNMMYLVGGQTTIADCYNIERDEWRTISVMKERRMECGAVVINGCIYVTGGYSYSKGTYLQSIEKYDPQLDSWEIVGTLPSPARSHGCVCVFSV, from the exons ATGTCACATAAGCAAGCTGAAATCTACACATATGACTTCTGTGATGGTGACCATGCAGCGGAGCTCCTGGATGCTCTCAGGCGTTTCTACATCAGTGGCCTGTTTACCGACGTGACTCTACAATGTGGCGAGTCCGGACAGGTGTTTCACTGCCACAAGGCGCTGCTGTCAGCCCGCAGCTCCTATTTCAAAGTCATGTTTACGGCTGATATGCGGGAGAGGTCCAACAGCGTCATCAAGCTGAGCGGGGTCGACTGCGGGGTGCTGGGTGCTCTGGTGAATTATGTGTACACGGCTCAGGTGTGCATCACCGAGAGCAACGTGCAGAGCCTGCTGGAGGCTGCGGACCTCCTGCAGTTCGTTTCTGTGAAGCAAGCCTGTGAGCAGTTCCTCATCCGCCTCCTGGATGTGGACAACTGCCTGGGGATGCACGCCTTTGCTCAGCTGCACCTGTGTCCCGGCCTGGAGAGGGAGGCCCGCAGAGTGATGCTGAGCAGGTTCCCGGAGCTCGTTCAGCAGGAGGAGTTCCTGGAGCTGGATCATGAGAAGATGGGATCCCTTCTGGCCGCTCAGAACCTCACTGTGCAGAGGGACGAAGTGTTGGTGGATGCCGCGGCCAAATGGGTAACACATGACTTGGATAATCGTGCTCACCACGCTGCAGACCTCCTGCACTCCATCCACCTGGAACTGGATGAGATTTACTTCAAGGCGGCTTTAGAGGCACGCAGACCACGCGGTGAAGGGGAATTCAAATCTTTGATCATTCAGGCTCTAAGGTCAAATGGCAAGCAGATGTCTGCAAGCAGAAAAGTGTCTTCCAGCATGTATGTCATTGGTGGATACTACTGGCACCCTCTTTGTGAGGTTCACATTTGGGATCCTGTCAGCAACACCTGGGTGCAAGGAAAAGACATGCCTGACCATGCAAGAGAGAGCTACAGCGTCAGTTTACTTGGGGCAAATATCTATGTGACTGGTGGTTACAGGACAAACACTGTCGAGGCTCTGGACACCGTGTCAGTCTATAACTGTGACTATGACGAATGGACCGAGGGTTGTCCTATGATCACAGCTAGATACTACCATTGCTCTGTGGCTTTGCATGGCTGCATTTATGCCATCGGGGGCTACAGGGGAGGGGCTCCAGAGCAAGAGACAGAATTTTATGATcctttgaaaaagaaatggttCCCTGTGGCCAAAATGATCCAAG GTGTAGGAAATGCCACTGCTTGTGTGATGGCAGATAAAATCTATGTGAGCGGAGGTCACTATGGATACAGAGGAAACTGCACCTATGAGAAAATCCAAGTCTACAGGCCAGATGTCAATGAGTGGAGTATCATTACAATAAGTCCCCATCCAG AGTACGGGCTGTGTTCTGTGTCACTGGACAACATGATGTATTTGGTGGGTGGACAGACGACCATCGCAGACTGCTACAACATAGAGAGAGACGAATGGAGGACGATATCtgtgatgaaggagaggaggatggagtgtGGGGCTGTGGTAATAAATGGTTGTATCTACGTAACAGGAGGATACTCCTACTCCAAAGGGACTTATCTGCAGAGCATTGAGAAATATGACCCTCAGCTGGACTCTTGGGAGATTGTGGGGACTCTGCCCAGCCCGGCCAGATCacatggatgtgtttgtgtttttagtgtttAG